One window of Botrimarina mediterranea genomic DNA carries:
- the lpxA gene encoding acyl-ACP--UDP-N-acetylglucosamine O-acyltransferase, whose amino-acid sequence MSTKIATNAWIDPRAELDVDVEIGPLCVVGAGAKIGAGSKLLSSVTILGNVTMGRDNVVYPQAVLGGEPQDVSYTGGETRVEIGDRNTIRESVTINRGTTKEEGVTRIGSDNFLMAAAHVAHDCTLGDHIVVANATLLGGHVHVQDHAALSGGVVVHHCTTIGRYAFVGGLSRVLHDVAPYMLYEGSPAKARCINIVALRRKGFDPVEVDNLAEAHRLMYRSKIGLQAAREMLATAGRDTPAVREMLDFISCQSSGRHGRSRDVVRVAA is encoded by the coding sequence ATGTCAACAAAAATTGCCACGAACGCATGGATCGATCCCCGTGCTGAATTGGACGTGGATGTCGAGATCGGCCCGCTGTGCGTCGTCGGCGCCGGCGCTAAGATCGGCGCCGGGTCGAAACTGCTCAGCTCGGTGACGATCCTCGGCAATGTCACGATGGGCCGTGACAACGTCGTCTATCCGCAAGCCGTCCTCGGCGGCGAGCCGCAGGATGTCAGCTACACGGGCGGTGAAACGCGCGTCGAGATCGGCGACCGCAACACGATCCGTGAGAGCGTCACGATCAACCGCGGCACGACCAAGGAAGAGGGCGTTACCCGGATCGGCTCGGATAACTTCTTGATGGCCGCCGCTCACGTCGCGCACGACTGTACACTCGGCGATCACATCGTCGTTGCGAACGCGACACTGCTCGGCGGGCACGTCCATGTGCAGGACCACGCGGCGTTGTCGGGTGGCGTTGTCGTCCACCACTGCACGACGATTGGCCGCTACGCCTTCGTCGGCGGCCTAAGCCGCGTGCTGCACGACGTGGCGCCCTACATGCTTTACGAAGGGAGCCCCGCCAAGGCGCGTTGCATCAACATCGTCGCGCTGCGTCGCAAGGGCTTCGATCCGGTCGAGGTCGACAATCTCGCCGAGGCCCACCGCCTGATGTACCGCTCGAAGATCGGCCTGCAAGCCGCGCGCGAGATGCTCGCCACCGCCGGTCGCGACACCCCCGCGGTGCGCGAGATGCTCGACTTCATCAGCTGCCAATCGTCCGGCCGCCACGGCCGCAGCCGAGACGTGGTCCGCGTCGCGGCGTGA
- a CDS encoding ABC transporter ATP-binding protein, with protein sequence MPNPVPLIEMRRAGFRQQETDILLDIDWRVEAGEHWAILGPNGSGKTSLMRVACGYRWHTSGVVKRLGEELADLVEMRKRLGWVSGEVLAYAPPEESAVSFVVSGRFGQMGLRAMSDRTVTEADFSDARKLLEAMGVGLLAEKPLRVLSQGERQQVLVARARMTEPVMLVLDEPCAGMDPAARERFLMWLGGLMAEPSTPAVMMITHHVEEVLPQFERALLIGEGRIVAVGATGEVVTAASLEKTYGVGVAQLVEHGGRHWPIWGERR encoded by the coding sequence ATGCCCAACCCCGTTCCCCTCATCGAGATGCGCCGCGCCGGGTTCCGCCAGCAGGAGACCGACATCCTGCTCGACATCGATTGGCGGGTCGAAGCGGGCGAGCACTGGGCGATCCTCGGGCCGAATGGCTCGGGCAAGACCTCGCTGATGCGGGTCGCCTGCGGCTATCGCTGGCACACCAGCGGCGTCGTCAAACGGCTCGGCGAAGAGCTAGCCGACCTTGTCGAGATGCGGAAACGCCTCGGTTGGGTGTCGGGCGAGGTGCTCGCGTACGCCCCGCCCGAAGAGTCGGCCGTCTCGTTTGTCGTTTCGGGCCGCTTCGGACAGATGGGCTTGCGGGCGATGAGTGATCGCACTGTCACCGAAGCCGACTTTTCTGATGCGAGGAAGTTGCTCGAAGCGATGGGCGTCGGCCTACTCGCGGAGAAGCCGTTACGGGTGCTCTCTCAAGGCGAACGCCAACAGGTCCTCGTCGCCCGCGCGCGGATGACCGAGCCGGTGATGCTGGTGCTCGACGAACCTTGCGCCGGCATGGACCCTGCAGCACGCGAGCGCTTCTTAATGTGGCTCGGCGGGTTGATGGCCGAGCCTTCGACACCCGCCGTGATGATGATCACACACCACGTCGAAGAAGTGCTGCCGCAGTTTGAGCGGGCGCTGTTGATCGGTGAAGGCCGCATCGTTGCCGTCGGCGCGACGGGCGAAGTGGTGACGGCGGCGTCGCTAGAGAAAACCTACGGCGTAGGAGTCGCGCAACTCGTGGAGCACGGCGGCCGCCACTGGCCGATCTGGGGCGAGCGGCGCTAA
- the lpxC gene encoding UDP-3-O-acyl-N-acetylglucosamine deacetylase, whose amino-acid sequence MSPPRLQRTLARPARVVGRGYWTGSEVTVEFRPAPAGSGVTFVRDDLVKKLDDPRVPVSVAFRQPASRRTVLRGPGGAEVAMIEHVVATLAGLGIDNCEVGVNATEMPGCDGSAAPFVEAIDAAGVAEQQAISDALVINRPVRCGDRDTWIEARPPMGPGLTIEYRLDYGPESSIGRQWLVVQVDEYSFRFEIAPARTFLLESEAAAIRSQGLASHVAATELLVFRDEVDADGDCQPIGNTLRYADECVRHKILDVIGDLALAGRPIIGHIVACCSGHQLNGDLVEALVATHPDRLRRRRSA is encoded by the coding sequence ATGTCGCCGCCGCGTTTGCAACGCACACTCGCTCGTCCCGCCCGCGTCGTTGGACGTGGCTACTGGACTGGTAGCGAAGTCACCGTCGAGTTCCGCCCTGCGCCGGCGGGATCGGGCGTCACCTTTGTCCGCGACGACCTCGTCAAGAAGCTCGACGACCCGCGGGTGCCGGTCTCGGTCGCCTTCCGACAGCCCGCCTCGCGTCGGACCGTGCTCCGCGGCCCCGGCGGAGCCGAGGTGGCGATGATCGAGCACGTTGTCGCCACGCTCGCCGGTCTCGGCATCGACAATTGCGAGGTCGGCGTCAACGCGACCGAAATGCCCGGCTGCGACGGCTCCGCCGCGCCGTTTGTCGAAGCAATCGACGCCGCCGGCGTCGCCGAGCAGCAGGCGATCAGCGACGCGCTCGTCATCAACCGTCCGGTACGCTGTGGCGACCGCGACACGTGGATCGAGGCCCGCCCGCCGATGGGCCCCGGCCTGACGATCGAGTACCGCCTCGACTACGGCCCCGAATCGTCGATCGGCCGCCAGTGGCTCGTCGTGCAGGTGGACGAATACTCGTTCCGCTTCGAGATTGCCCCGGCCCGAACTTTCTTGCTCGAATCGGAAGCCGCCGCGATCCGCTCGCAGGGCCTCGCTTCGCACGTCGCCGCGACCGAACTGCTCGTCTTCAGGGACGAGGTTGACGCGGACGGCGACTGCCAGCCGATCGGCAACACGCTGCGTTACGCGGACGAGTGCGTGCGGCACAAGATCCTCGACGTAATCGGCGACCTCGCCCTCGCCGGCCGCCCGATCATCGGTCATATCGTGGCCTGTTGCAGCGGCCACCAACTCAACGGCGACTTGGTCGAGGCCCTCGTCGCCACGCACCCCGATCGGCTCCGGCGCCGTCGCTCGGCCTGA
- the polX gene encoding DNA polymerase/3'-5' exonuclease PolX has translation MTNREIAAALEEVADLLEFQGANPFRVRAYRNGAQKVKDAPKSLLTIVGDSGAEALTAIDGVGKDLAEKIAELATSGTLAMLDELRAEVPASVMALMRVPGMGPKKAATLHKELGVQSLDQLRAACEAGEVQKLKGFGKKTEETILAGIEHAAKAGERVRWADADAIVQRLLAHMDGVEAIKRREPAGSYRRGKETVGDLDLLVDVGATMDAKTVATVMDRFGEFEGVAEVIARGDTKMSIRLDSGLQIDLRCVPSESFGAALQYFTGSKEHNVEVRGRAKARGLKVSEWGVFNTADDTRIAGDTEEEVYAAIGLPCFPPELRENRQEFAAAEAGELPRLIELSDLRGDLHMHTSATDGRGTLREMVAAARQRGLEYIAITDHSKRVTMAHGLDADRLRAQWKEIDLVNEELQAEGAEFVVLKGIECDILEAGPMDLPDDVLAEADWVIASLHYGQNQPRAKIMERLLGAVAHPSVSIVAHPTGRLIGKRASYDVEVNELIAACVEHGKLLELNANPMRLDLDDVNCAAAKAAGVPIVISSDAHSTEGLDVLRYGVLQARRAGLEQWDVFNTRRFNFWEADKASGLFPRASVAWRNKPVTEKIAYFLARHRAALTKGDNKAAAFCKQDIGYSIGWLVEQSFKKDKVTWPNVWIDGGWYTNLTIGKDRWTAEGWLVAVQGQEKWRLAPFVGQFQLSETTVSPYKIDIGLRPSAFEKHDEWSIPYTRDASRDEALRKALADRENWPTHFAG, from the coding sequence ATGACCAATCGCGAGATCGCCGCCGCGCTCGAAGAGGTCGCCGACCTGCTGGAGTTCCAAGGCGCCAACCCGTTCCGTGTGCGGGCATATCGCAACGGCGCGCAGAAGGTGAAGGACGCGCCGAAGTCGCTGCTGACGATCGTCGGGGATTCGGGCGCGGAGGCGCTGACGGCGATCGATGGCGTCGGCAAGGACTTGGCGGAGAAGATAGCCGAACTCGCTACGAGCGGCACGCTGGCGATGCTCGACGAGTTGCGGGCCGAAGTGCCGGCGAGCGTCATGGCGCTAATGCGAGTGCCGGGCATGGGGCCGAAGAAGGCGGCGACGCTGCACAAGGAGCTGGGCGTCCAGTCGCTCGACCAGCTACGCGCCGCGTGCGAAGCGGGCGAGGTGCAGAAGCTCAAGGGCTTTGGCAAGAAGACCGAGGAGACGATCCTTGCCGGCATCGAGCACGCGGCGAAGGCCGGTGAGCGTGTGCGCTGGGCCGACGCCGACGCGATCGTGCAACGGCTGCTCGCGCACATGGACGGCGTCGAGGCGATCAAGCGTCGCGAACCCGCCGGCAGCTATCGGCGTGGGAAGGAAACGGTCGGCGACCTCGATTTGCTCGTCGATGTTGGCGCCACGATGGACGCCAAGACCGTCGCGACGGTGATGGATCGCTTCGGTGAGTTCGAGGGAGTCGCCGAGGTGATCGCGCGCGGCGATACGAAGATGTCGATCCGTTTGGATAGCGGCTTGCAGATCGACTTGCGGTGCGTGCCGAGCGAGTCGTTCGGCGCCGCCCTGCAATACTTCACGGGGTCGAAGGAGCACAACGTCGAGGTCCGCGGCCGTGCGAAGGCGCGGGGGCTCAAGGTCAGCGAGTGGGGCGTTTTCAACACGGCTGACGACACGCGTATCGCGGGCGACACCGAAGAAGAGGTCTACGCGGCGATTGGCCTGCCGTGCTTTCCGCCAGAGCTGCGCGAGAACCGCCAGGAGTTTGCTGCGGCCGAAGCGGGCGAGCTGCCACGGCTCATCGAGCTGTCGGACCTGCGAGGCGACTTGCACATGCACACCTCCGCGACCGACGGCCGCGGCACGCTTAGAGAGATGGTCGCCGCCGCCCGCCAGCGTGGCCTCGAATACATCGCGATCACGGACCACTCGAAGCGCGTCACGATGGCCCATGGCCTCGACGCCGACCGGCTTCGCGCGCAGTGGAAAGAGATCGATCTCGTCAACGAAGAGCTGCAGGCCGAGGGTGCGGAGTTCGTCGTCCTCAAGGGCATCGAGTGTGACATCCTCGAAGCGGGCCCGATGGACCTGCCCGACGACGTGCTCGCCGAAGCCGACTGGGTGATCGCCAGCCTGCACTACGGCCAGAATCAGCCGCGAGCAAAGATCATGGAACGGCTGCTCGGCGCGGTCGCCCACCCGAGCGTCTCGATCGTCGCCCACCCCACCGGCCGCCTGATCGGCAAGCGCGCGTCGTACGACGTGGAGGTCAACGAGCTGATCGCCGCGTGCGTCGAGCACGGCAAGCTATTAGAACTCAACGCCAACCCGATGCGGCTCGATCTCGACGACGTAAACTGCGCCGCGGCTAAAGCCGCTGGCGTGCCGATCGTGATTTCCAGTGACGCCCACAGCACCGAGGGGCTTGATGTGTTGCGATACGGTGTGCTGCAGGCGCGGCGGGCGGGGCTTGAACAGTGGGATGTTTTCAATACTCGCCGCTTTAATTTCTGGGAAGCCGACAAGGCGTCTGGCCTGTTCCCCCGTGCCAGCGTTGCGTGGCGCAACAAGCCCGTCACGGAAAAGATCGCTTACTTCCTTGCACGCCACCGCGCAGCTCTGACAAAAGGTGACAACAAAGCTGCGGCATTCTGTAAGCAGGATATTGGATACTCGATCGGATGGTTAGTTGAACAGAGTTTCAAGAAGGACAAGGTTACTTGGCCAAATGTTTGGATAGATGGTGGATGGTATACAAACCTTACGATTGGGAAGGACAGATGGACTGCTGAAGGGTGGCTAGTTGCCGTCCAGGGACAAGAGAAGTGGAGGTTGGCGCCCTTCGTTGGTCAGTTTCAACTTAGCGAAACGACTGTATCGCCTTACAAAATCGACATCGGATTGCGTCCCAGCGCCTTCGAAAAGCACGACGAATGGTCGATCCCCTACACTAGAGATGCGTCGCGTGATGAAGCGTTGCGCAAGGCGCTCGCGGACCGCGAGAATTGGCCGACGCATTTCGCGGGCTGA
- a CDS encoding response regulator, with protein MPAATTTSPRVLVLDPSAEGRLVLCELLGRTGVATAAAQGVGDALVKLSRTAVKVLFIDADAFEPTELSPLVEAAARRGAATVVAGTNRPAGEFGFVRKPYHYRELVHKIWTALEATENPGRAAA; from the coding sequence GTGCCGGCCGCCACTACGACTTCGCCGCGTGTTTTGGTCCTCGACCCGTCGGCGGAAGGTCGGCTGGTGCTTTGCGAGTTGCTGGGACGCACCGGCGTCGCCACCGCCGCGGCTCAGGGCGTGGGCGACGCCCTGGTGAAGCTGAGCCGCACGGCGGTGAAGGTGCTCTTCATCGACGCCGACGCCTTTGAGCCGACCGAACTGTCGCCACTGGTCGAGGCCGCCGCCCGCAGGGGCGCCGCAACCGTTGTCGCCGGAACCAATCGCCCGGCCGGGGAGTTCGGCTTCGTCCGCAAACCCTATCACTACCGGGAGTTGGTCCATAAAATCTGGACGGCTCTCGAAGCAACGGAGAACCCGGGTAGGGCGGCCGCCTAG
- a CDS encoding biotin--[acetyl-CoA-carboxylase] ligase — MNDALDVAALRDAPLARTVEVHAELGSTNDRARELLAIGAGLPALVVADRQTDGRGRGANRWWTADGALTFSIAVDAALRGLSPSRYGLISLATAVAISDAVRETTGLVAGVKWPNDVYLDGRKLAGVLIEAPLPGTLVVGVGINVRNRFDQAPAEVRARATSLVEYAEITRQSVLAAFLWAYDDRLRQIESGDASPIQAARFACVLTSRIVTLRVGELVTTGECVGVADDGALRLKSNGGVANFYAGTIEHIAENA, encoded by the coding sequence GTGAACGACGCCTTGGACGTAGCCGCGCTGCGTGACGCGCCGTTGGCTAGAACCGTTGAGGTACACGCCGAGCTTGGCTCTACGAACGATCGCGCCCGTGAACTTCTCGCAATTGGCGCAGGGCTCCCGGCCCTCGTCGTGGCGGATCGGCAAACCGACGGTCGTGGCCGCGGCGCCAACCGCTGGTGGACAGCGGACGGGGCGTTGACGTTCAGCATCGCTGTAGACGCCGCACTGCGTGGCCTTTCGCCGTCGCGGTACGGTCTGATATCGCTGGCGACAGCCGTCGCTATCAGCGACGCCGTCCGCGAGACGACCGGGCTGGTCGCTGGCGTGAAGTGGCCGAACGACGTCTACCTCGACGGCAGGAAACTAGCTGGCGTGCTGATCGAAGCGCCACTGCCGGGAACCCTAGTGGTCGGTGTAGGGATCAACGTGAGGAACCGGTTCGATCAGGCGCCGGCCGAAGTGCGAGCCCGCGCCACCTCGCTTGTCGAGTATGCGGAAATAACGCGGCAATCGGTGCTCGCCGCGTTCTTGTGGGCGTACGACGATCGCCTAAGGCAAATCGAGTCGGGCGACGCGTCCCCGATCCAGGCTGCTCGCTTCGCTTGTGTGCTCACGAGCAGAATCGTCACCCTCCGTGTCGGCGAGCTCGTCACGACTGGCGAGTGCGTTGGCGTCGCCGACGACGGGGCGCTACGACTGAAGTCAAACGGCGGCGTCGCCAACTTCTACGCTGGAACGATCGAGCATATTGCCGAGAACGCCTGA
- a CDS encoding OmpH family outer membrane protein gives MKTQVMAALAALVAVAALGSPALAQNAAGANAQKYGVAVVDINYIFKNHQKFITAMDAMKTDFQAVEADVKGKQQKIMQAQEQQKTFTPGSPEFKQLDEQIVRMTAGLQVDVTQKRKELVDREAKIYFDTYVEVTDTIKLYAEHKGIGLVLRFNGEEADQNNRESILRSINKAVHFQNSIDITPDVLAYLNRSAVTQRPAGGAAATPR, from the coding sequence GTGAAGACTCAGGTTATGGCCGCACTGGCGGCCCTCGTGGCGGTAGCTGCTCTCGGCTCGCCGGCTCTGGCCCAAAACGCCGCCGGCGCGAACGCCCAGAAGTACGGCGTCGCCGTCGTCGACATCAACTACATCTTTAAGAACCACCAGAAGTTCATCACGGCGATGGACGCGATGAAGACCGACTTCCAAGCTGTCGAGGCGGACGTCAAGGGCAAGCAGCAGAAGATCATGCAGGCCCAAGAGCAGCAGAAGACCTTCACGCCCGGATCGCCGGAGTTCAAGCAGCTCGACGAGCAGATCGTCCGCATGACGGCTGGTCTGCAAGTGGATGTGACGCAAAAGCGTAAGGAGCTGGTCGATCGTGAAGCCAAGATCTACTTCGACACCTACGTCGAAGTGACCGACACCATCAAGCTGTACGCCGAGCACAAGGGCATTGGCCTGGTCTTACGCTTCAACGGCGAGGAAGCGGACCAGAACAACCGTGAGAGCATTCTCCGGTCGATCAACAAGGCCGTTCACTTCCAGAACTCGATCGACATCACCCCGGACGTGCTCGCCTACCTGAACCGTTCGGCGGTCACGCAACGCCCCGCCGGTGGTGCAGCGGCCACGCCCCGCTGA
- a CDS encoding ATP-binding protein produces MTRSPPNVPSLFVIQGRDQGLRFPLDEPLVGVGRVGGNAIQLHDTEVSRKHAVFEQTGDEFVLRDLNSSNGTFVNGQRIREKRLLSGDQVQMGRTLLLYTGAAGSVADAEGDVSIVGSSGYDDGSRILHSISQSEGSDLLATPADQTQSPWLARARSNLQLMYRTSLAVSHTLDIDQLITRIMDMIFEWVDADRGCIMLKDDESGRLTPRVRRLRRGVAPATADGSESDSPKIAISQTILDYVIGRGEGVLTSNAGDDSRWDPAGSIMSMGVREAICVPMQGRYGLVGVIYIDTSITPKQMLEMQSANKFGEEHLKLMVAIAHQAALAVEDTSHYRAMVQAERLAAVGQTIATLSHHIKNILQGVRGGSYLIELGLGDHGKAFNNGEIDSDAAVKSVETIQKGWGIVEKNQERISSLVMDMLSYSKERKPDPEPTDLNAVVSDVIELMQSRADEQGVDLAWSPGADVSTIMADPEAVHRAVLNVVTNAIDACEESPRGRVVITSNTDAVQEIATVTVADNGSGIPLDRLPTIFRAFESSKGAKGTGLGLAVTMKIAEEHGGTVEVESQLGRGSVFHIRLPIAGPPNDGNEEAEQEDFMRPPTP; encoded by the coding sequence GTGACGCGTAGCCCCCCCAACGTGCCGTCGCTCTTCGTCATCCAAGGCCGCGACCAAGGCTTGCGTTTCCCGCTTGACGAGCCCCTCGTCGGCGTCGGACGCGTCGGTGGCAATGCGATCCAGCTGCACGACACCGAGGTTTCTCGCAAGCACGCCGTTTTCGAGCAGACGGGCGACGAGTTCGTCCTCCGCGACCTAAACAGCTCGAACGGCACCTTCGTCAACGGCCAGCGGATCCGTGAGAAGCGGCTGCTCTCCGGTGATCAGGTCCAGATGGGCCGCACCCTGCTGCTCTACACCGGCGCCGCCGGGTCGGTCGCCGACGCCGAGGGGGATGTCAGCATCGTCGGCTCCAGCGGCTACGACGATGGCTCACGGATCCTCCACTCGATCAGCCAATCGGAAGGGAGCGACCTGCTCGCCACCCCCGCGGACCAGACGCAGAGCCCTTGGCTCGCACGGGCGCGGAGCAACTTGCAGCTGATGTACCGCACGTCGCTGGCGGTCAGTCACACGCTCGATATCGATCAGCTCATCACTCGGATCATGGACATGATCTTCGAGTGGGTCGACGCCGACCGTGGCTGCATCATGCTCAAGGACGACGAGTCGGGCCGCCTCACTCCGCGCGTGCGGCGGCTACGCCGCGGCGTCGCCCCGGCGACAGCCGATGGCTCCGAGAGCGACAGCCCTAAGATCGCCATCAGCCAGACAATCCTCGACTACGTCATCGGCCGCGGCGAGGGCGTCCTGACCAGCAACGCCGGCGATGACAGCCGTTGGGACCCCGCCGGCAGCATCATGTCGATGGGCGTCCGAGAGGCGATCTGCGTGCCAATGCAGGGACGCTACGGCTTGGTAGGCGTGATCTACATCGATACGTCGATCACGCCGAAGCAGATGCTCGAGATGCAGAGCGCCAACAAGTTTGGCGAAGAGCACCTCAAGCTCATGGTGGCGATCGCTCACCAAGCGGCGCTTGCCGTCGAGGACACGTCGCACTATCGGGCGATGGTCCAAGCCGAACGGCTCGCGGCGGTCGGGCAAACGATCGCCACGCTTTCGCACCATATCAAAAACATCCTCCAGGGCGTCCGCGGCGGCAGCTATTTGATCGAGCTTGGTCTCGGCGACCACGGCAAGGCGTTCAATAACGGTGAGATAGATTCGGACGCGGCCGTCAAATCGGTGGAGACGATCCAGAAGGGCTGGGGGATCGTCGAGAAGAACCAGGAGCGGATCTCGTCGCTGGTAATGGACATGCTCTCCTACAGCAAAGAGCGCAAGCCCGACCCCGAACCAACCGACCTCAACGCGGTCGTGAGCGATGTCATCGAACTGATGCAGTCGCGGGCCGACGAGCAAGGAGTTGATCTCGCTTGGTCACCGGGCGCCGACGTATCAACGATCATGGCCGACCCCGAGGCCGTCCACCGTGCGGTGCTCAATGTCGTCACCAACGCGATCGACGCCTGCGAGGAGAGCCCGCGCGGCCGCGTCGTCATCACTTCCAACACCGATGCGGTTCAAGAGATCGCTACGGTCACGGTGGCGGACAACGGCTCGGGAATCCCGCTCGATCGCTTGCCCACGATCTTCCGGGCGTTCGAGTCGAGCAAGGGCGCCAAGGGAACCGGTCTGGGCTTGGCGGTGACGATGAAGATCGCCGAGGAGCACGGGGGCACGGTCGAAGTCGAGAGCCAACTCGGCCGTGGCAGCGTGTTCCACATACGCCTGCCGATCGCTGGCCCGCCGAACGATGGGAATGAGGAGGCAGAGCAAGAAGACTTCATGCGACCGCCGACGCCGTGA
- a CDS encoding MBL fold metallo-hydrolase has translation MADSIPHSDSGASGLVVAKVISVPFDENTYIFRLADRQDCIVFDPGLQPAAIVKLLDEQGLTPAAILCTHGHSDHIAGNETLKGRWPDAPLVIGRGDASKLTDPVGNLSAAFGFEIISPAADHTVVGGDFYEAAGMKWRVVDTPGHSSGHVSFVIESPDGNTHTVAGDVLFRGSVGRTDFPDGDFETLRESIHSQLFTLPDDTIVYPGHGPTTTIAEEKRSNPFIGAPAGWIEA, from the coding sequence GTGGCCGATTCCATCCCCCATTCCGACAGCGGCGCCAGCGGGCTCGTGGTCGCGAAGGTGATCTCCGTTCCCTTCGACGAGAACACTTACATCTTCCGTTTGGCGGACCGCCAGGACTGCATCGTCTTCGATCCGGGGCTGCAACCGGCCGCTATCGTCAAACTGCTCGACGAACAGGGCCTCACGCCCGCGGCGATTCTTTGCACGCACGGCCACAGCGACCATATCGCCGGCAACGAGACCCTCAAGGGCCGCTGGCCCGATGCGCCGCTGGTCATCGGCCGGGGGGACGCGTCGAAGCTCACCGACCCGGTGGGGAATCTCTCGGCTGCCTTCGGATTCGAGATCATCAGCCCCGCGGCCGACCACACCGTGGTGGGGGGCGACTTCTACGAAGCGGCCGGAATGAAATGGCGTGTGGTGGACACTCCGGGCCACTCGAGTGGGCATGTGTCGTTCGTCATCGAATCGCCCGACGGCAACACGCACACGGTGGCCGGCGACGTGCTCTTCCGCGGCTCGGTCGGCCGAACCGATTTCCCCGACGGCGACTTCGAGACGCTCCGCGAATCGATCCACTCGCAGCTCTTCACGCTGCCCGACGACACGATCGTCTACCCCGGCCACGGGCCAACAACGACGATCGCCGAAGAGAAACGCTCGAACCCGTTCATCGGCGCGCCGGCGGGTTGGATCGAAGCGTAA
- a CDS encoding Gfo/Idh/MocA family protein, with protein MKPVRLAVIGAGKLGGYHANLAAKLEAFDLVAVADPHPVSCEKLAAKTGSHAVAKVEEVLDRIDAAVVATPTATHYDVVTGLLAAGKHVLVEKPITPAAAEATKLVAAADRAGVVLQVGHVERFSPALVAAGDAVKQPRFIRSERTSGYTFRSTDIGAVLDLMIHDIDLVLSLADSEVVEVWATGLSVLGGHEDMASARLVFANGCVADLTASRVSYELRRTMQVVTARGFTAIDFATGKATTVSPTHEVLRGEFNGESLPAERKAELFAGKLFEEVLVKTQHEAPPVNAIELELLDFATAIQTGAKPRVPGAAGRDAVAVAERILASIARNASVERTLHRAA; from the coding sequence ATGAAACCCGTTCGACTCGCCGTCATCGGCGCCGGCAAACTCGGCGGCTACCACGCCAACCTCGCCGCGAAGCTCGAAGCGTTCGACTTGGTAGCCGTGGCCGATCCGCACCCCGTTTCGTGCGAAAAGCTCGCGGCGAAGACCGGCTCGCATGCGGTGGCGAAGGTCGAAGAGGTGCTCGACCGTATCGACGCCGCCGTTGTGGCGACGCCGACCGCGACGCACTACGACGTGGTGACGGGGCTCCTCGCCGCCGGCAAGCACGTGCTGGTCGAGAAGCCGATCACCCCCGCGGCCGCCGAAGCGACGAAGCTCGTCGCCGCCGCCGACCGCGCCGGCGTCGTGCTCCAGGTGGGCCACGTCGAGCGTTTCAGCCCGGCCCTCGTCGCCGCCGGCGATGCGGTCAAGCAACCTCGTTTCATCCGCTCCGAGCGGACTAGCGGTTACACGTTCCGCTCGACCGACATCGGCGCCGTCTTGGACCTGATGATCCACGACATCGATCTCGTGCTGAGCCTTGCCGACTCGGAAGTCGTCGAAGTCTGGGCGACGGGCCTCTCGGTCCTCGGCGGCCACGAAGACATGGCGAGCGCCCGCCTCGTGTTCGCGAACGGCTGCGTGGCGGACCTCACCGCGTCACGCGTCAGTTACGAGCTGCGCCGCACGATGCAAGTCGTCACCGCCCGCGGCTTCACGGCAATCGACTTCGCAACCGGTAAGGCGACCACCGTCTCGCCGACGCACGAAGTCCTCCGCGGCGAGTTCAACGGCGAGTCGCTACCCGCCGAACGCAAAGCCGAGCTCTTCGCCGGCAAGCTCTTTGAAGAGGTGCTGGTAAAAACGCAGCACGAAGCCCCGCCGGTCAACGCAATCGAGCTCGAACTGCTCGACTTCGCCACCGCGATCCAAACCGGCGCGAAGCCCCGCGTCCCCGGCGCCGCCGGCCGCGACGCGGTCGCCGTCGCCGAACGCATCCTGGCGTCGATCGCAAGAAACGCGTCGGTAGAGAGAACGCTGCACCGCGCTGCGTAA